GTGCTACCAGAAAGCTGTTGATATTTCACCTTTGATTGCGCATGAACTAATCCAGGTAGGAAAAGGCTTTTTACAGGAccagataaaattaaatttcctGAAGGATCAGATTGTGAATTAGATTTATTTCTACATGATGATTGTTAATGTTATCTCGCCTCCCACTGACACGGTTTCATGTGGAAGGTGTTAAAACAGGAGAATGTGTCTTATATTGTGGCTCCTTATGAGGCAGATGCCCAAATGACCTTCTTGGCCATTGGCAAACAGGTTGAAGCAGTTATTACTGAGGACTCAGATCTTATACCATTTGGTTGTCCTAGAGTGAGTTCAATAAAAGTTAATTGGctgaatttttatttcatcacaATTTCTGCTATCCTCTAGAAAAATCTTACTCTTTGCTAATTGGCTGGGATGCATGAACTTCTTTCTTAAAACCAGATCATCTTTAAGATGGACAAATTTGGGCAAGGTGTTGAATTTCGATATTCCATGCTACAGCAGAACAAGGAGCTCAGTTTTGCCGGTTTCACGAAGCAGATGCTTCTAGAGATGTGTATTCTGAGTGGATGTGACTACTTGCAGTCATTACCAGGAATGGGCCTGAAAAGGGCTCATGCATTAATCAAGAAGTTCAAAAGTTACGACAGGGTGAGTGTAGGATCAGTGCATTTGATAACTGCATTATGCAAGTGCATGTAAACTGAagagaaagtaagaaaaaaagaaacaaaaatttagaTATACCAAGAACTGCTTTTGTTCTGAGCAGGATGAAGTTATAGTTTTCAATTGGCTTTCAGATTCTTTCACTATCAGAAGAATTGCTTTGCATTCTGTTGgacaattttgaatttatttttctgaaatattACTAATGGTGATTGGTTCAATACAGGTAATTAAACACTTGAGGTACAGCACTGTTTCTGTCCCTCCATTATATGAAGAATCATTCAAGAAAGCAATATTGACTTTCCAGCATCAACGGGTATATGATCCTGTCAATGAAGATATTGTTCATTTGTCTGACATATCTGATAACAGCAGGGATGATTTGGACTTCCTAGGCCCATATCCTTGACTTAGAGCTCAATTTGTCTAATTCTCCCCACACTgttctaataattaaaatgctTGAGATTGTTCCTTGACATGGGACACATTAATAGCAAAACATACAGCGAAAGGCATCGCAGAAGGCAATCTTGATCCATTTACGAAAACTCCAATTCAGGtacatcctctctctctctctctctcatgcgtGCTCCCCCTTTTCAAATGCTGttgcttttgtatttttgtaggaTGCTTCAGTTGAACTGCTTTCTCTTGTTTACCATTTAGCCCATgtcaaaaaggaaaaggaaagctTATGCAGAAAGTCATGCAGAATACAAGAGGAAAATTTTGATTGTAAATTTtctaataactatatatagtgagGGATATTTAATCAAACTAGTTACATATATCTATGGATCCATAAAAATGGAAACATATTGCCAATTAATCCACAGTATTTCAGACTTCAGTTGTGACAATACAGATTTTAGGATCACCAAGAAGTAAaagagataataataaaatccagaaatcacacaaaataccaaaatataaatGGTTTGACTTGAAAAACTTACAAACACTGGTGGAGACAATGAGGAAGGAATTTTATTAACCAAAAGATGCAATACAagatagtaataaaaataactcaTACCAAAGTCCTAATCAGCCAATATCTCACTACACAAGagaattttcatcaaattagaaCTCCAATACCCTTCACGCGATATACAAAagcacaagatttttttttctctacaaGGCTTTGGCTTACAGAATACTGAAGGCCCTCTCTTACCATGTGACTTTCTATATCTTGGTATGCAGCTCTCTCTTCTCAGTTCTGTGCACATTCAATGAGTGGCTAACAGTCATTGTAAAGGAGAGGATAACAATATTCCAAAACTGAATTGAATAAAAAGTCGAACTTTTAGTTGGACTTAGCTTCTACCTGTGAAGGAAGCCAAGCCACTCACAACAATTTCAAACTTAATGACCAGGCTTACTGCTTATGGTagttaattagaataaaaatggaACAATTAGAATGAACAAGTCTTGTTTATGGTAGTTAATTTACTTTTCTTGCTGGTTAAATCTTTGTTTGACTAAAATCTCGGTCATTTTGACGtgaatgacttttttttttcatactgaAATGTTTAGATTGTTGTTATTAAGCACTTGGGTGTTATGaaactccttttttttattttccccttTCAATACGAAAATTATGTTAAATATCCAATTAAGTTTCATCTCGCAGCAAAttaatttcctttgttttaattaCAATGAAGAGTGTGTTGAACAGTTTCCCAAAATGCACTATACCTGTGGGACGACTAGTTTTATTCATGTAGCAAAGCAGAATAGTGAGACCGTGTCAAGTTAATGCAACACATTTTGATACTTCTGGCCTATTCTGAACTGCATCAgacatgaaaaataatacttttgaCTTCAGGGAattgaactaattaattttgttacctttttttttttcgatttttctcCTCACTAATTGTTTAGATTTGAACTAACAGGGAGAGAATGTTACTGCTCCCATGGTGCTTGACAGAACTTCCCAATGTAAACAATTCAATCCTGAAAGAGCGGGTAAAAAGCTAGATTTGCCAGTTCAGAAGAATCTTTTGACCAAGTATTTCTGTATCCTTTGAAGCCTTTGTTCTCATGTTTGAttattattctctctctctctctcttttttttttttttttaattcatgtatcgcattttaaaatttaaaatgcagTAGTTTCTATTTGTTCATACTTCAGAGCCAAAAAGATGCTAGGAGCATCCCTTGCCATAAAGGATTGCTTTGTATCTTAGCATTTTATGTGGAACCACAATGGATGAACTTTCCAATTTCCTTTACGCATCAACGGCTGATACATCCTGCTGTCGTATATGgaaattatctcatttttgtGGTCCTATTTTATCCAACAATGATAACTGATTATTGCTTTAGGGGCTAAACAGGTATGTGCATGCCTTTGGTTTATGGCAGGAAAGTGTATGATATTATTGAGGATAGGGTCAAGTAAACTAAATAACTGTTGATAAGTTTATGGCACTGGTGACTGCCACATGTTTCCATCACATTTCATCTTTCTAGTAATATAGTTTTCTTAACACCTGGAGGCTTTGCATCCcttgaagcaaagagaaaattCAGAGCTCCTCGGATGTCACCTAATCATCCAAGTCCAGATGATGATTCTTCTTTTATTCCCGAGGAAAATGTCATTGAGGAAGCTGCTGTATGTAAAATGGACTGCTTGCCAGAATCCCCGCTTGACTCCAAAAACACAGGGACTGCCCTTCCTGCAAACTATCTTGTGAGTGCTATGAGAGGAATTGGTGACAAATTCCAGCTGAATATTATGTGATAGTTGGTCACTGAAAGCTTCTTGGGCATTACTTTGATATCAGAATtggtttctctttgttttttaggTAGAAGATAGTTTTGCCACTAAAATTTCAGTGCATTCAGAATCTCCAACCCATGGTAAGGTTATGGTTTCCTCTTAAGATCTACAGATTCAATTATGAGTTCATACTTGATACTCACTTCCTTGTATTTTATGAGCATAAAAGATATGAGCCCTGAGACAAGAAGTCCAGAACAAACTCTACTACAACAACCCAGGTATTCAATTCATAAACCTTGTACAGCATTGCAGAAGGAGCGTGAGTGTAAGAATGTTCCAGATGCAGTTGAGGGCAAAACAAGAACAGAGACAAGGAAGGTTGTGATAAGGAGTTCTTACTTTCAGCATAAGTCAGAAAACCAGTCAAAACCAAATAATGAGCAACAGAAGGCAAAGAATGATGGTGTTGTTGATATACACAAGAATAGCATACCTGAGGATTATTCTTTCAGAAATAACCATGTTATGGATATGGTTAGGAAAAGGAAGAGCTCCTTAAATGACTGCATTAAAAAAGTAGGTCCTCTAACTagattcttttattaatattttgataataccTCATATAATCttcatatgttttatttgttcaaACTGCTTCAGGAAGATGTGCAACCCAAGCACAGGCGTGGAGATGTATCCCTTACCGAAAATGGTATGTATCAATGTTAAAAGCTATTAGTTTCTGAGCTATGCTTTACTAAATTAGACATACATGATCAACATTTTTAGGCATGGATGCAAGTACTTGAGCTTATGCTTGTTGTCTTGCTATATGAAATTATCTTTCCCATTAAATAAGTTATTTGATCAATTGATCtgtttttaattgtcatttcattcattttcatgGTGATGGCTTTGGAACCTTGTCATGGTCTCAAAGTACATTTATCAATGCTGAAATACACATCTATTTAGTTGAACTAAAGGCCATTTGGTATAGCGAACTCCTACATTATCTTAGTAGTCTTTTGTGTGCTGTAATCCTTACAACCCTTGGCTCTAGAAAAGGTGTAAAATGTGGGATTTCTGTTCGAAGTAATTGTTATATAGCCTAATAGTTTCCTTTCCTTGCTTGTGAATGCTTAAGTTACTATGATAGAGACATATCAACTCCTAGAATGGCAATTACCTGTCTATACAGCTAGCATAAGAAATGAGGAATGCATAGATATTTCTGGTATTAATATTGAGATCGTTAGTTTTGACAAAAGCCAAGCAAGTTAATATTGAGATCAACTAGGGTTTAAGATGGTGAATTTCTGCTAATTTCCCAGAGTGATAcatgaggtatatatatatatatattatgctaatgaggcatattttattttgaagtgaAGAATTCCATATAAGGAATTAATcacatttgtatttttattggttttatgaATATGTCAATATCACTTTTGACAAAAAATCACGTTTCTCGGATTTTAGCATTCATTCATTATAAGCTGCCTTGTGTCTTATTTCTTGCTAAGATCTCCATGCATACTGCATTCATAAACTAACAGGAAGTTATTTATAAtcaagaaatatttttcatgtggCCTAATTCAAAAACTTTCACAGATGTAGGTGCATGTGTGCACGAATCTGCACTAGAATTATCTCAAAAGCTAAGATGCTGTTAGAAATGGACTGTTATAAGTAGCATAATTTATCTAAGATTACTCGTATAGATTTATGCCTTTTCCATATTACCTAATGCCTGTCTGTGCCATGCTTTTAACatgttagaaaatatatattgtatagttTGTCACTCTGTAAAACTATGCTTCTAGCCGCTTTATTACTCTGGATAACTATGGTCctaacttatccaaaaaaagaaaaactatgtTCCTAAACTTTGCAGAACATAACATTGgatatgtttgtttttctttactctAGGTCACCATGCTCCTGAACTCAGTGCAACATCTTCAGAGACAGTAGCTGAAGAAAAGTTTGGATCCAACATTTCCCATTTAAGCCGATATTCTGAAATAGCTGAGAAATCAATAGAAAGTTTTGTTTCAGTAATAACGTCATTTAGATACACGTCATCTGGTTCTCGAGCAAGTGGTCTCCGTGCTCCTCTAAAAGATGTTCGAAATACTTGTACCAATAGGTAATATACCACAACCCTGATGCTGAAGATTACTGCCCTTCTGGCTTTTACTGTAGCATTATGATCTTTAACTTGGTGTATTTCCCTGTAGGCCTGCTGCTGCTGGCATGGACTTTAGCCAATTTGAATATGTACCAAATAAGCAGAAGGCTGGCTTGGCATCACGTAGAGCCTGAATTCAGATTGTATTTAATCCTAATGGTTTTTTACTGAGATCCATCTCAGTTGCTGCAACAGGTGCTCtaaagtcttttttattttttgtgagacCAATTGGGACAATCaactctatttttcttgagtGATGCTAGATACAGTTGTGGATGTGCAAGTGCCGCacaatccttttgaaaaagagtgaaatctactataaaaaaattaggttttttttttttttttcatgtggaacCTGTATTTACTCACTCTTTTCAAAGGAACTGCGCCGCGCTTGCGCaccaaatatcatttcttatttttccctgttatctaatatttaatgtttttcttcTCGCTTTATTTATTTCTGCCTTCTTGTGTAGAGGGTTCACTTGCCTCAAGGACATGGTTTAAATTACTTGGAGAGCTTTGGTTACACTGCCACCTACCTGATGGATGTGTTTGTCATCTTATCATATTTCCGTAAGTACAGATAGATGTGACCATTTGATGTTGTTGAGCTTTGATTTATACGAAGCTCCTTCTGATTGAAACAAACACTGATTGAACTGGATTTCTTCCCAGTTGTAATTGTTCACCCTCTACGTTTATGTGTTGAAAGTGaaggatttatttttgttcaaaggTCTGCTACATTCTGTACTGTCCATTTTTGCTTTAATGTGTTCATTGTAAAATTGAGTAGCAGCTACTTGGACGAATTGTCGTGGTGTCATCAAAGAAatatctagagagagagagagagagagagagaagaggtaTTTCATGATACATCAGTCAGTCGGATTTGGAAGCATGTTTAGGATATTTTGTGCTCAAAGGATAAGGTGGGCAGTCATAGGCCATGGAAACAAGGTTTGTCATCTCATATGTTGAGTCTTGTCTGATACGGTCTCTCTGAAATGTTCCTTTGTTTTGGCTTTTTGACATAGCTGTTTAATAGAATATTACTATTCTTTAATTCAATCTGTCACAGTCAAATAGAagttacataaatataataaacaataatattatttttaaaaaattgcctaaaaaattataaaataattgtatctagattatttttaaaagagagaaatattagatataatgtGTTGGATTGTGTAAGTATCgtgtattttttgttaaaaagagtaaaaattatcattaaaaattatttttattttatataaatctaatatttatttattttgttaaaaagagTACGCTGCGTTTAGTTtaagaagagaataaaattgaaaagagagttgaaaatcaaagagaagagagtttgaaaagCTAGAAAGAGTGCAATCCAATGGGATAAAGTAGAGGAACCCCGCGGGGAATtgcttcttatatatatgtatgtgtctTATTTTCCAACACGTATGCACATGACCACTAGCTGTCTCTTTCTTAATTTCTATGGCCTATGGGTTTCTTAATTAGTTGGACTAACCATCTTTTCGGCCTATacacttttttcttctctccttttGAGTGATAGCTACATCAACCTTAGTCAGTCAATGGATAATGTACGTGATCCCCCTCCCCCCACTACTAGGCTGGTGTAGAAAATTGAGTGACCCGGTTCGTTCTTGatacccgacccgacccgacccgacccgaaaaGATGGTTTTAACAATTGCTCAGGTCTAATCTGTACAACCTGACGACCCGCCTTATAAAATCTGCAGATAAACCCTAACCCCCCTTCCCAGAGTTTGTCCCCACttctttttagattttatcTTATCGCCTAGGCTCTCCTTGAGTTTCAAGAAACTGAGCCGAACGGCGAATCCCTATGGTGGAGCCATGAGATCGTCTTCGTAACCACCATCGACAATCCAATCGACGACCATGGCATCTTCAATAATCGTTGAAGCTCATTCCTCAACAACACAGAGAACTGAAAGCTTGAAGGCTTTCGTGAGAAGCTCATTCctcctattttattttctttaattatttttctttaattatttttcgtGAGAAGCTCAATgtcaagaattttattttcatttggatATTTAATAACCGTTTGcaaaattgagattaatttatttttatataattttaaattaaattaaatatttaaatactcaaatttcaaattattaaatttatcttaactcaaaacttctttacacgtgagatccacaatcttttcaactttctataaatatatttaaactcatcttaacatcaaaacatatctaaactcattttaggtggaTCTCACAAAACTCgttccaccatctcaactcactattattcataaagaatttatctcatttcaactcaactcaacttccaaatgagacctaagcctttttctttttaaattcgGTTGGATCCATAAATAATTGTGTAATACCTAGGCCCATAACCTGGTCCAACTCGTGAAGATACCAACCCCTTTGGTGAATGACATCGTTTAGGTAAGggatcctttttcttttcatcttttttctccttCCCTTTCCTTGACGGTTGCCTCTTCAGAATCCCTCTCCTCCATTTTCTCCCTCCCTGAGTTCCACCTCCCCACGCCTCTTCAACTCGATTCTCCCTTCAAGTTTTCTCTCAACAAACTCTATCTATCCACGTCTTTCATGCTCTCGGTTCTCTCTCTCAGAGTTTCTGCCATTCGCTGCAGATCACCAATGGCTACCGCTTGAGACCCAACACCAACAAACCCAACCACCGTGATCTACCCCATGAACTTGCATCACCCACCTTAAACTAAACCAACCCCACGCACACAACCTGGTCCTCTCACACCCAAGGCCACGGCAACCACCAAGTAGCATGACCACAAACGGCCACCTGCACCCTTCAAAAACCTCTGCCAGCCCCACACGCAACGTCGTGAATCAATGTCTGCAACCACGAGAAGCATCATACGGAAGCACCACCCTTGTGAGAATAGCCAAACCGTGAGCCTAAAGCCCCGTCGTGCGCCATTGCTTTGCACCACCACTGCCAATCGAAGCCTATGTTCTACCAAACTCAAAACAGTGCAAGAAAACCCCTTCTCAAGCCCTTGGTTCCAGCCACCCTAAAACAGAGCAGCACCAGTACGACTCACCCAACCAACGAGAAATTTCCAGAAGTGGCTCAACCTCCTATTACGACTTTGCCCAGACTCACCCTCTCGGTTCCACCTTCTCCCTCTCTAGGTTAACAGCAAAAAAcaacttcctctctctctctctctgagtgcTCTACTGCATGCTCACCACCTTCAACCTTAGCCCAGCCACCCTTTCGCCGCCCTCTACCCCTTCCTCGGTGAGTTCTCTGTCGCACAACCCCTCTTTTTCTCAATGAACATTTATCAGttacaaatttaaaagttaGCTTTTGCATTTTACGTAAAGTGCATACATGCTTTTAgagttgttaaaaaaaagtCCTTAGTTACGTTTATACCCTTAATGTTAATCCATGTCAGAGATCATATTTTGGACTTACAAAGTTTATCCTTTGCCCGTAGTATTGGACCTGATTTTAATAGGCTTGGTTGTACCTTGTTGCAGAAACTATATTTTAAGTGGGTTTGAACTCACATGGACCTTGTTTATAGGCTGGGTTTGATTTTACTGTAATTAAGAAactgttatattatttttaagttgggCTAGATTGAAAAGAGAATATTAGTACCGTGAATGCCTTAAATAGGCGGTGTTCATGAAGTCACTTTGTAGTTTAGTAGCAACGGGGCTAGAAGAAttggaatgatagaaattgTTGTCATATATTGTATACTTGTGACGCTTATTGTAGATGCGCtagtttattttgtattagtttatagtatgtattaattatgtttAGGTGATTATCAATTTTGATTGGCGCTATAGTGAGGAcattcaaaaaaattgaagagttaggtaagcaggattcctatactagactttgcataaaaagaaaatgaattgagattgatttatgaaaatttgcatgatatgttttgaaaagaaaagtaaaaaataatctcaattatgtgttctgcattacgcatgaaatctatataaaagagaaaatgtttcTGACATGAcgagtgtagacatgagcaatattttgaCATGCTgttttctgaaatgtgcaaaagagcgcATATAAAATCTGGGAATTTTGTACATGTTATATGAAGATGTTCCGAATCTGTTTCTGACtatatgaaaatgatatgaatatgttcaacattttgtttgatatgatatgcatttgaaaaattttggcatgattttctgattttgttctaaTTTTGATTCTGGTTCTGATATGCTGATTCTGATCCtgttatatggttggtaccaacatctatgatatgagtgcacctactttggaaacaaagtgatttttctgcgtgttttttcatgtgtgcacactcaaggctccaagaatgaataaatgaaagttTCAGATTCtaatactgcctggtttggccaccagggataGTACGACCCTACCacgagagttaaacatggtatatgatatgatatggtgatacgatatgatacgatacaatatgatatgataagatgaagatgttcagtagTGTTATGCCAAATAGTCTTTGAATCTGaacatttgatttttgaatatgaacatgtAAAATGTCActttgattttctgataataagTTTTGAGATATGTATATTGAAACTGAagtgttttgtttctgcattctaaactctttgaaaatgctcatgtttatatactagtatatattctctacttactgagttgttgataactcaccccttatctccacaatattttcaggTGTTTTGGATGTTTCAGTTGAAGTTCAAGAATGGGAAGTGTGGGTAAGGCTATGTGAAcatagtggattaagtacaaAGAGGGTACTTTGgtcattagagaattttattcagaagttttgttttgctttgttgACTTGATAGTTTGGAAGGTcgatatttattttaagatttagtGGCATTcctagttaattattttgggaGCAGTTGATTTAAAACACTGAGATTTATGAGTAATTGAGAAGTTGAAGTTTATATCTGTATGGTGAGATATGATATTAAGTGATAAGAAATAACTATCCGACCCATctgggatcggggcgttacaaattaCTACGTACAACATTGCAAAATATCACTTGgggttaggggtgtaaccggtccggtccggttttgaacaaaatctaggaccgaaccggtatgtaccggttttgtatttttcaaaaccgattacgctccggttaccctcataaaccggtacttcctGTTTTACCCGTTTCCGGTCCtgttcggtccgatttttcggtttttttaaaatgtaagtttcacaatttgtcattataaatttgtttataaaaaaaaaaaaactaatttaaaaaatattgttttatacttttatgataagttatatattagtattagttataaactatatatttaatattagtattagttataaatttttagtgatttagtattaacattttatgtaataatttataaattataataagaaatcatttcatatataattatatataaaactttcacataaaaaattataattatacataatatataaaacttatatatattaatatatatatatatataatattttgtataaaacttatatatacaataatataaatattatatatatata
This genomic interval from Juglans regia cultivar Chandler chromosome 3, Walnut 2.0, whole genome shotgun sequence contains the following:
- the LOC108998027 gene encoding exonuclease 1 isoform X5, whose translation is MGIQGLLPLLKSIMAPIHVKELEGCSVAVDTYSWLHKGALSCSRELCKGLPTTRHIEYCMHRVNLLRHCGIKPILVFDGGLLPMKSEQENKRARVRKENLARGIEHESDGNSAAAYECYQKAVDISPLIAHELIQVLKQENVSYIVAPYEADAQMTFLAIGKQVEAVITEDSDLIPFGCPRIIFKMDKFGQGVEFRYSMLQQNKELSFAGFTKQMLLEMCILSGCDYLQSLPGMGLKRAHALIKKFKSYDRVIKHLRYSTVSVPPLYEESFKKAILTFQHQRVYDPVNEDIVHLSDISDNSRDDLDFLGPLIAKHTAKGIAEGNLDPFTKTPIQGENVTAPMVLDRTSQCKQFNPERAGKKLDLPVQKNLLTKYFCFASLEAKRKFRAPRMSPNHPSPDDDSSFIPEENVIEEAAVCKMDCLPESPLDSKNTGTALPANYLVEDSFATKISVHSESPTHALQKERECKNVPDAVEGKTRTETRKVVIRSSYFQHKSENQSKPNNEQQKAKNDGVVDIHKNSIPEDYSFRNNHVMDMVRKRKSSLNDCIKKEDVQPKHRRGDVSLTENGHHAPELSATSSETVAEEKFGSNISHLSRYSEIAEKSIESFVSVITSFRYTSSGSRASGLRAPLKDVRNTCTNRPAAAGMDFSQFEYVPNKQKAGLASRRA
- the LOC108998027 gene encoding exonuclease 1 isoform X3; its protein translation is MGIQGLLPLLKSIMAPIHVKELEGCSVAVDTYSWLHKGALSCSRELCKGLPTTRHIEYCMHRVNLLRHCGIKPILVFDGGLLPMKSEQENKRARVRKENLARGIEHESDGNSAAAYECYQKAVDISPLIAHELIQVLKQENVSYIVAPYEADAQMTFLAIGKQVEAVITEDSDLIPFGCPRIIFKMDKFGQGVEFRYSMLQQNKELSFAGFTKQMLLEMCILSGCDYLQSLPGMGLKRAHALIKKFKSYDRVIKHLRYSTVSVPPLYEESFKKAILTFQHQRVYDPVNEDIVHLSDISDNSRDDLDFLGPLIAKHTAKGIAEGNLDPFTKTPIQGENVTAPMVLDRTSQCKQFNPERAGKKLDLPVQKNLLTKYFSKRKFRAPRMSPNHPSPDDDSSFIPEENVIEEAAVCKMDCLPESPLDSKNTGTALPANYLVEDSFATKISVHSESPTHDMSPETRSPEQTLLQQPRYSIHKPCTALQKERECKNVPDAVEGKTRTETRKVVIRSSYFQHKSENQSKPNNEQQKAKNDGVVDIHKNSIPEDYSFRNNHVMDMVRKRKSSLNDCIKKEDVQPKHRRGDVSLTENGHHAPELSATSSETVAEEKFGSNISHLSRYSEIAEKSIESFVSVITSFRYTSSGSRASGLRAPLKDVRNTCTNRPAAAGMDFSQFEYVPNKQKAGLASRRA
- the LOC108998027 gene encoding exonuclease 1 isoform X4, producing MSRNWRAVLLRSTPILGYTRAPCLAAESSAKAYPPPAFCRHIEYCMHRVNLLRHCGIKPILVFDGGLLPMKSEQENKRARVRKENLARGIEHESDGNSAAAYECYQKAVDISPLIAHELIQVLKQENVSYIVAPYEADAQMTFLAIGKQVEAVITEDSDLIPFGCPRIIFKMDKFGQGVEFRYSMLQQNKELSFAGFTKQMLLEMCILSGCDYLQSLPGMGLKRAHALIKKFKSYDRVIKHLRYSTVSVPPLYEESFKKAILTFQHQRVYDPVNEDIVHLSDISDNSRDDLDFLGPLIAKHTAKGIAEGNLDPFTKTPIQGENVTAPMVLDRTSQCKQFNPERAGKKLDLPVQKNLLTKYFCFASLEAKRKFRAPRMSPNHPSPDDDSSFIPEENVIEEAAVCKMDCLPESPLDSKNTGTALPANYLVEDSFATKISVHSESPTHDMSPETRSPEQTLLQQPRYSIHKPCTALQKERECKNVPDAVEGKTRTETRKVVIRSSYFQHKSENQSKPNNEQQKAKNDGVVDIHKNSIPEDYSFRNNHVMDMVRKRKSSLNDCIKKEDVQPKHRRGDVSLTENGHHAPELSATSSETVAEEKFGSNISHLSRYSEIAEKSIESFVSVITSFRYTSSGSRASGLRAPLKDVRNTCTNRPAAAGMDFSQFEYVPNKQKAGLASRRA
- the LOC108998027 gene encoding exonuclease 1 isoform X1, producing the protein MGIQGLLPLLKSIMAPIHVKELEGCSVAVDTYSWLHKGALSCSRELCKGLPTTRHIEYCMHRVNLLRHCGIKPILVFDGGLLPMKSEQENKRARVRKENLARGIEHESDGNSAAAYECYQKAVDISPLIAHELIQVLKQENVSYIVAPYEADAQMTFLAIGKQVEAVITEDSDLIPFGCPRIIFKMDKFGQGVEFRYSMLQQNKELSFAGFTKQMLLEMCILSGCDYLQSLPGMGLKRAHALIKKFKSYDRVIKHLRYSTVSVPPLYEESFKKAILTFQHQRVYDPVNEDIVHLSDISDNSRDDLDFLGPLIAKHTAKGIAEGNLDPFTKTPIQGENVTAPMVLDRTSQCKQFNPERAGKKLDLPVQKNLLTKYFCFASLEAKRKFRAPRMSPNHPSPDDDSSFIPEENVIEEAAVCKMDCLPESPLDSKNTGTALPANYLVEDSFATKISVHSESPTHDMSPETRSPEQTLLQQPRYSIHKPCTALQKERECKNVPDAVEGKTRTETRKVVIRSSYFQHKSENQSKPNNEQQKAKNDGVVDIHKNSIPEDYSFRNNHVMDMVRKRKSSLNDCIKKEDVQPKHRRGDVSLTENGHHAPELSATSSETVAEEKFGSNISHLSRYSEIAEKSIESFVSVITSFRYTSSGSRASGLRAPLKDVRNTCTNRPAAAGMDFSQFEYVPNKQKAGLASRRA
- the LOC108998027 gene encoding exonuclease 1 isoform X2 codes for the protein MGIQGLLPLLKSIMAPIHVKELEGCSVAVDTYSWLHKGALSCSRELCKGLPTTRHIEYCMHRVNLLRHCGIKPILVFDGGLLPMKSEQENKRARVRKENLARGIEHESDGNSAAAYECYQKAVDISPLIAHELIQENVSYIVAPYEADAQMTFLAIGKQVEAVITEDSDLIPFGCPRIIFKMDKFGQGVEFRYSMLQQNKELSFAGFTKQMLLEMCILSGCDYLQSLPGMGLKRAHALIKKFKSYDRVIKHLRYSTVSVPPLYEESFKKAILTFQHQRVYDPVNEDIVHLSDISDNSRDDLDFLGPLIAKHTAKGIAEGNLDPFTKTPIQGENVTAPMVLDRTSQCKQFNPERAGKKLDLPVQKNLLTKYFCFASLEAKRKFRAPRMSPNHPSPDDDSSFIPEENVIEEAAVCKMDCLPESPLDSKNTGTALPANYLVEDSFATKISVHSESPTHDMSPETRSPEQTLLQQPRYSIHKPCTALQKERECKNVPDAVEGKTRTETRKVVIRSSYFQHKSENQSKPNNEQQKAKNDGVVDIHKNSIPEDYSFRNNHVMDMVRKRKSSLNDCIKKEDVQPKHRRGDVSLTENGHHAPELSATSSETVAEEKFGSNISHLSRYSEIAEKSIESFVSVITSFRYTSSGSRASGLRAPLKDVRNTCTNRPAAAGMDFSQFEYVPNKQKAGLASRRA